From Curtobacterium sp. SGAir0471, the proteins below share one genomic window:
- a CDS encoding CDP-alcohol phosphatidyltransferase family protein → MTDDTTGRGATRPASIADLRAVAQPDEVRSRANAEHWTASLYLRDVSPYLTWLLLKTRVSANQVTGLMILVGWSVAAALLIPGIWGALLALVLGQLQMLVDCCDGEVARWRGTRSPAGVFLDKVGHYTTEGLIPIALGIRAATWPIHGADWMWTTIGCALGLVIVLNKALNDMVHVARANAGLEKLVDRRDAGTAPSGRRLATLRRAARFLPFHRLYHSVELTILAFVFALVGLVVGDPLADRILVGVLLPLAVLATAGHFVAIISSKRVRA, encoded by the coding sequence TTGACCGACGACACCACCGGCCGCGGCGCGACCCGTCCGGCCTCGATCGCCGATCTCCGCGCGGTCGCCCAACCCGACGAGGTCCGCTCCCGCGCGAACGCCGAGCACTGGACCGCGTCGCTCTACCTGCGTGACGTCTCGCCCTACCTGACCTGGCTGCTGCTGAAGACACGCGTGTCGGCGAACCAGGTGACCGGCCTGATGATCCTGGTCGGGTGGAGCGTCGCCGCGGCCCTGTTGATCCCCGGCATCTGGGGTGCGCTGCTCGCGCTCGTGCTCGGTCAGCTGCAGATGCTCGTCGACTGCTGCGACGGTGAGGTTGCTCGCTGGCGCGGTACCCGCTCGCCCGCCGGGGTGTTCCTCGACAAGGTCGGGCACTACACGACCGAGGGGCTCATCCCGATCGCCCTCGGGATCCGCGCCGCGACCTGGCCGATCCACGGCGCAGACTGGATGTGGACGACGATCGGGTGCGCGCTCGGCCTGGTGATCGTGCTCAACAAGGCGCTCAACGACATGGTCCACGTCGCCCGGGCCAACGCCGGCCTCGAGAAGCTCGTCGACCGTCGCGACGCGGGTACCGCCCCGTCCGGTCGACGCCTCGCGACGCTCCGCCGTGCGGCGCGCTTCCTGCCGTTCCACCGCCTGTACCACTCGGTCGAGCTCACGATCCTGGCGTTCGTGTTCGCGCTCGTCGGGCTCGTGGTCGGCGACCCGCTCGCGGACCGGATCCTGGTCGGGGTGCTGCTGCCGCTCGCGGTCCTGGCCACGGCCGGTCACTTCGTCGCCATCATCTCGTCGAAGCGGGTCCGTGCATGA
- a CDS encoding CDP-glycerol glycerophosphotransferase family protein, whose product MPITKDVRTAVRLARRLLRSRRNRRELARRLPEAPRLAPRSIEVAVYFADAAVNMYQLRQWYAPLAELAREHPVAIISRSPGTMTTLLDESPVPAVYARQVVDLERFVEEQAPKIVLYVNQNARNFQMMRYGRMWHVFVNHGESDKMYMTTNQFKAYDYALIAGDAARDRLRAALWDYDVDRRTIAIGRPQADHFAGAVPYPQDDRTVVLYAPTWEGDRAAAAYGSIASHGVVLAERLLATGRHRLVYRPHPRSGVLDQDYRSAHDRIVAAIAAANAADPSAHHVYDDGPQLGWQLADADVAVTDISAMIYDRLAVGKPLIVTRPAASGADVDERGYLGDANWLLAEDAADVVARVDAAANDADELAKLRHWVQRYFGDTTPGVATSRLHAAVDRLVARWHEVAAERGDA is encoded by the coding sequence ATGCCGATCACCAAGGACGTCCGGACCGCCGTCCGTCTCGCCCGCCGCCTGCTGCGTTCGCGCCGGAACCGTCGAGAGCTCGCCCGTCGTCTGCCCGAGGCACCGCGGCTGGCGCCGCGGTCGATCGAGGTCGCGGTCTACTTCGCGGACGCCGCGGTCAACATGTACCAGCTCCGTCAGTGGTACGCGCCGCTGGCGGAACTCGCCCGCGAGCACCCCGTCGCGATCATCTCGCGCAGCCCCGGGACGATGACGACGCTGCTCGACGAGTCGCCCGTCCCCGCGGTGTACGCCCGTCAGGTCGTCGACCTCGAGCGCTTCGTCGAGGAGCAGGCACCGAAGATCGTCCTGTACGTCAACCAGAACGCCCGCAACTTCCAGATGATGCGGTACGGGCGGATGTGGCACGTTTTCGTCAACCACGGCGAGAGCGACAAGATGTACATGACGACGAACCAGTTCAAGGCGTACGACTACGCCCTGATCGCGGGCGATGCCGCACGCGACCGCCTTCGTGCTGCGCTGTGGGACTACGACGTCGACCGTCGCACGATCGCCATCGGCCGTCCGCAGGCAGACCACTTCGCCGGCGCGGTGCCGTACCCGCAGGACGACCGCACCGTGGTGCTGTACGCGCCGACGTGGGAGGGCGACCGAGCCGCGGCCGCCTACGGCTCGATCGCGTCGCACGGTGTCGTCCTGGCCGAGCGTCTGCTCGCCACGGGGCGGCACCGGTTGGTGTACCGGCCGCACCCCCGGAGCGGTGTGCTCGACCAGGACTACCGGTCGGCGCACGATCGCATCGTCGCCGCCATCGCCGCCGCGAACGCCGCGGACCCGTCTGCCCACCACGTGTACGACGACGGGCCGCAGCTCGGTTGGCAGCTCGCGGACGCCGACGTCGCGGTGACCGACATCAGCGCGATGATCTACGACCGGCTGGCCGTCGGCAAGCCCCTCATCGTGACGCGTCCGGCAGCGTCCGGTGCGGACGTGGACGAACGCGGCTACCTCGGCGACGCGAACTGGCTGCTCGCCGAGGACGCCGCCGACGTCGTCGCGCGGGTGGACGCCGCGGCGAACGACGCCGACGAGCTCGCGAAGCTCCGGCACTGGGTGCAGCGGTACTTCGGCGACACCACCCCGGGCGTCGCGACGAGCCGACTGCACGCCGCCGTGGACCGACTCGTGGCGCGCTGGCACGAGGTCGCCGCGGAGCGCGGCGACGCCTGA
- a CDS encoding ABC transporter permease: MTTASAPTAPATTASTAPRSAGRRYRQALWLLTVRDLRVRYSTSALGYLWSILDPLVMSAIYWFVFTQVFHRGSVGEEPYIVFLLSALLPWMWFTGAVSDSTRAFTKEAKLIRSTTIPRSIWVARVNASKGIEFLLSLPVLAVFAIATGAHLHWELALYPLAIVLQGALVYGLGLIVAPLVVFFRDLERAVKLVLRFLFYASPIIYGTQALPERLHDIAALNPLSGIFGIYRAAFFPGQLDWREVAVSVLVTAVVLGVGLVVFRRSEHRVLKEL; this comes from the coding sequence GTGACCACAGCGAGTGCGCCGACCGCGCCCGCGACGACCGCATCGACGGCGCCCCGGAGCGCCGGTCGACGCTACCGCCAGGCGCTCTGGTTGCTGACGGTGCGCGACCTGCGCGTCCGGTACTCGACGTCCGCGCTCGGGTACCTGTGGTCGATCCTCGACCCGCTGGTGATGTCGGCGATCTACTGGTTCGTCTTCACCCAGGTCTTCCACCGCGGATCGGTGGGTGAGGAACCGTACATCGTCTTCCTGCTGTCGGCGCTCCTGCCGTGGATGTGGTTCACCGGGGCGGTGTCGGACTCCACGCGCGCCTTCACCAAGGAAGCGAAGCTGATCCGGTCGACCACGATCCCGCGGAGCATCTGGGTCGCCCGGGTCAACGCGTCGAAGGGCATCGAGTTCCTGTTGAGCCTGCCGGTGCTCGCGGTGTTCGCGATCGCCACCGGCGCGCACCTGCACTGGGAACTGGCGCTCTACCCCCTGGCCATCGTGCTGCAAGGGGCGCTGGTCTACGGACTCGGCCTGATCGTCGCGCCGCTGGTGGTCTTCTTCCGCGACCTGGAACGCGCCGTGAAGCTCGTGCTGCGGTTCCTCTTCTACGCCTCGCCGATCATCTACGGCACGCAGGCACTACCCGAACGGCTGCACGACATCGCCGCGCTGAACCCGCTCAGCGGCATCTTCGGCATCTACCGCGCCGCGTTCTTCCCCGGTCAGCTCGACTGGCGAGAGGTCGCCGTCTCGGTCCTCGTCACCGCCGTGGTGCTCGGGGTCGGGCTGGTCGTGTTCCGCCGGAGCGAGCACCGCGTCCTGAAGGAGCTGTGA
- a CDS encoding S1C family serine protease yields MTDTTPHGQGDENRPQDTDHRAAAEDASRDTSGEGTSTQDVSGHPADRHADHDHTDVIDHARAGETDVIPTGTDNTTDRYTAPYPTIDGDSSGSGQKASPYGSDNAHHAQSTTGASGQGQYGQSQYGHDQYGQSQYGQSQYGQDQSQYGQSQYGQSQYGQDKSQYGQDKSQYGQDQSQYGQSQYGQNQNQSQYGQDQSQYGQSQYGQSQYGQNQDQYGQGQYGRPRYGEYAQGTSQYGSQHDSQYAAPQSASYPGSAQAPSSASAFGDVDGSNQRNGHYFGGAAAGAATGAAAGTATSTDGKQGRNKLVLPIVAGLVLAGLVGGGAGWAAGASQSGTTVIGSGSSQSGGNLTVNDYNNATVVTAVAAQATPSVVTINVSSGSAGGTGSGVFFTKDGYIVTNTHVVTLDGDSSNGTITVTTSDGRIYPAKLVGTDPTVDLAVIKIDATGTKPISFADSSDLNVGDTAVAIGAPLGLSNTVTDGIVSTLNRSIQVASSAPNQGGDSNEGGNGDSPFEFPGNGGSSTSTTVSLPVIQTDASINPGNSGGALLDSKGKLIGINVAIASAGSSQSSDAQSGSIGVGFAIPSNLVERVANEIRENGSASHGLLGATVGDASEDANATQTGALIKSVSSGGAAAAAGLEKGDVVTKIGSASVADATDLTAQVRFFAGGAKTTITYIRDGQTREADVTLGTYKS; encoded by the coding sequence ATGACCGACACCACGCCTCACGGCCAGGGCGACGAGAACCGCCCCCAGGACACCGACCACCGGGCCGCAGCCGAGGACGCCTCGCGCGACACCTCCGGCGAGGGCACGTCGACGCAGGACGTCTCCGGACACCCCGCCGACCGGCACGCGGACCACGACCACACCGATGTGATCGACCATGCCCGGGCCGGCGAGACCGACGTCATCCCGACGGGGACCGACAACACGACGGACCGCTACACGGCGCCGTACCCGACCATCGACGGTGACAGCAGCGGGTCCGGGCAGAAGGCCAGCCCGTACGGCTCGGACAACGCGCACCACGCTCAGTCGACGACCGGCGCCTCCGGCCAGGGTCAGTACGGCCAGAGCCAGTACGGCCACGACCAGTACGGCCAGAGCCAGTACGGCCAGAGCCAGTACGGCCAGGACCAGAGCCAGTACGGTCAGAGCCAGTACGGCCAGAGCCAGTACGGCCAGGACAAGAGCCAGTACGGCCAGGACAAGAGCCAGTACGGCCAGGACCAGAGCCAGTACGGCCAGAGCCAGTACGGCCAGAACCAGAACCAGAGCCAGTACGGCCAGGACCAGAGCCAGTACGGCCAGAGCCAGTACGGCCAGAGCCAGTACGGCCAGAACCAGGACCAGTACGGCCAGGGCCAGTACGGCCGCCCCCGCTACGGCGAGTACGCCCAGGGGACGTCGCAGTACGGCAGCCAGCACGACTCGCAGTACGCCGCTCCGCAGAGCGCCTCCTACCCCGGCTCCGCCCAGGCGCCCTCGTCGGCCAGCGCCTTCGGCGACGTCGACGGCTCGAACCAGCGCAACGGCCACTACTTCGGCGGTGCCGCCGCCGGCGCAGCGACCGGGGCCGCAGCGGGCACTGCCACCAGCACGGACGGCAAGCAGGGCCGCAACAAGCTGGTCCTGCCGATCGTCGCGGGGCTCGTGCTCGCCGGCCTGGTCGGTGGCGGCGCGGGCTGGGCGGCGGGTGCGTCCCAGTCCGGCACGACCGTGATCGGCTCGGGCTCGTCGCAGAGCGGCGGGAACCTCACGGTCAACGACTACAACAACGCCACCGTCGTGACCGCCGTCGCCGCGCAGGCCACGCCGTCGGTCGTGACGATCAACGTGTCCTCCGGCTCCGCGGGCGGCACCGGTTCCGGCGTCTTCTTCACGAAGGACGGCTACATCGTCACGAACACCCACGTGGTGACCCTCGACGGTGACAGCTCGAACGGCACCATCACGGTCACGACGTCCGACGGCAGGATCTACCCGGCGAAGCTCGTCGGCACCGACCCGACGGTGGACCTCGCGGTGATCAAGATCGATGCGACCGGCACCAAGCCGATCTCGTTCGCGGACTCGTCCGACCTCAACGTCGGCGACACCGCGGTCGCGATCGGTGCACCGCTCGGCCTGTCGAACACCGTCACCGACGGCATCGTCTCGACCCTCAACCGCAGCATCCAGGTCGCCTCGAGCGCCCCGAACCAGGGCGGCGACTCGAACGAGGGCGGGAACGGCGACAGCCCCTTCGAGTTCCCGGGCAACGGAGGATCCTCCACCTCGACGACGGTCTCGCTGCCGGTGATCCAGACCGACGCGTCGATCAACCCCGGCAACTCGGGTGGCGCCCTGCTCGACTCGAAGGGCAAGTTGATCGGCATCAACGTCGCCATCGCGAGCGCCGGCAGCTCGCAGTCGTCGGACGCGCAGTCCGGCAGCATCGGAGTCGGGTTCGCCATCCCGTCGAACCTGGTGGAGCGTGTCGCGAACGAGATCCGCGAGAACGGCTCCGCCTCGCACGGCCTGCTCGGCGCCACGGTCGGTGACGCGTCCGAGGACGCGAACGCGACCCAGACGGGAGCGCTCATCAAGTCGGTGTCCTCCGGTGGAGCGGCAGCGGCCGCCGGCCTGGAGAAGGGCGACGTCGTGACGAAGATCGGGTCGGCCTCGGTGGCGGACGCCACCGACCTGACCGCGCAGGTCCGCTTCTTCGCCGGTGGTGCGAAGACGACGATCACCTACATCCGCGACGGTCAGACGCGCGAAGCCGACGTCACGCTCGGGACGTACAAGAGCTGA
- a CDS encoding carbon-nitrogen hydrolase family protein has protein sequence MATLTVAAAQFAPVDDAAANLRTVQAAAEDAARRGADLLVTPEYTSYFTAAIDDRFVAAAEPLDGPFVSGLREIARQHAIALVVGVAETAETSGRFRNTLVAVLPDGSIAATYRKVHLYDAFGSKESDRIESGAADQLPVFELGGLRVGLETCYDLRFPEVTRRLAAPEVGAADVVVLPAEWVRGPGKEHHWRTLLTARAIENTVWVVGVGQTGSIGIGDSVVIDPSGVAVAAAGASAGTVVATIDTATTEAVRAVNPSLALRRFDVHPR, from the coding sequence ATGGCAACCCTCACCGTGGCCGCCGCCCAGTTCGCGCCCGTGGACGATGCCGCGGCCAACCTCCGGACGGTGCAGGCAGCCGCCGAGGACGCCGCGCGTCGCGGTGCCGACCTGCTCGTGACGCCTGAGTACACCTCGTACTTCACGGCAGCGATCGACGACCGATTCGTTGCCGCAGCGGAGCCGCTCGACGGTCCCTTCGTCAGCGGGCTGCGGGAGATCGCACGGCAGCACGCGATCGCACTCGTGGTCGGAGTAGCCGAGACCGCGGAGACGAGCGGGCGGTTCCGGAACACCCTGGTCGCGGTGCTGCCCGACGGGTCGATCGCCGCGACCTACCGGAAGGTGCACCTGTACGACGCGTTCGGCTCGAAGGAGTCCGACCGCATCGAGTCCGGCGCCGCTGACCAGCTGCCGGTCTTCGAGCTCGGCGGCCTCCGTGTCGGACTCGAGACCTGCTACGACCTGCGGTTCCCCGAGGTCACCCGGCGGCTCGCCGCACCGGAGGTCGGCGCAGCGGACGTCGTCGTGCTGCCGGCGGAGTGGGTGCGCGGTCCCGGGAAGGAACACCACTGGCGCACCCTGCTGACCGCCCGGGCGATCGAGAACACCGTCTGGGTCGTCGGGGTCGGACAGACCGGGTCGATCGGCATCGGCGACTCCGTGGTGATCGACCCGTCCGGGGTCGCGGTCGCCGCTGCCGGCGCGAGTGCCGGGACCGTCGTCGCGACGATCGACACTGCGACCACCGAGGCGGTCCGCGCGGTCAACCCGTCACTCGCGCTCCGTCGCTTCGACGTCCACCCGCGCTGA
- a CDS encoding phosphocholine cytidylyltransferase family protein has protein sequence MTTQIVILAAGMGSRLGRSLPKPLTELSDGRTIMQQQFDNIRAAFGSSARVTIVVGYKSEYIVEAFPEANFVYNESYDSTNTSKSLLRALKATGKSGVLWMNGDVVFDPRALVRAADMMDQDRSFVSVNTEKVSDEEVKYTVDAQGCIKELSKRVVGGLGEAVGINYVSSRDKQALIRQLGRVDDQEYFEGGIEAAIAEDGLRWSPIDISDLYAVEIDFAEDLERANDLFA, from the coding sequence ATGACCACGCAGATCGTCATCCTCGCAGCGGGGATGGGCAGCCGGCTCGGCCGCAGCCTGCCGAAGCCGCTCACCGAACTCAGCGACGGCCGCACCATCATGCAGCAGCAGTTCGACAACATCCGCGCAGCGTTCGGCTCCAGCGCGCGCGTCACGATCGTCGTCGGCTACAAGTCCGAGTACATCGTCGAGGCGTTCCCCGAGGCGAACTTCGTCTACAACGAGTCCTACGACTCCACGAACACCTCGAAGAGCCTGCTCCGCGCGCTGAAGGCCACCGGCAAGAGCGGCGTCCTCTGGATGAACGGCGACGTCGTCTTCGACCCGCGCGCCCTCGTCCGCGCCGCCGACATGATGGACCAGGACCGGTCCTTCGTCAGCGTCAACACCGAGAAGGTGTCCGACGAAGAGGTCAAGTACACGGTCGACGCCCAGGGCTGCATCAAGGAGCTCTCGAAGCGAGTCGTGGGTGGCCTGGGCGAGGCCGTCGGCATCAACTACGTCTCCTCGCGGGACAAGCAGGCGCTCATCCGTCAGCTCGGCCGCGTCGACGACCAGGAGTACTTCGAGGGCGGCATCGAGGCTGCCATCGCCGAGGACGGGCTACGCTGGTCGCCGATCGACATCTCCGACCTGTACGCGGTCGAGATCGACTTCGCCGAGGACCTCGAGCGCGCGAACGACCTGTTCGCCTGA
- a CDS encoding glycosyltransferase family 2 protein: MTGSTPDLPQGQRADVTPGTRRRDAPPHRERPRIAVVSLSQGTRPDELRGGLASVLAQQDVELDVVCVGNGWEPSGLPEGVRALALPENLGIPAGRNAGAEVVDGDHVFFLDDDASIPSPTFLRDAVALLDGDPSLGLVQPRVVDPTGSANPRRWVPRIRKGSATDSSPVFSVWEGAVLLPMDVYRAVGGWGAPYFYAHEGIELAWRVWDAGRRAWYAGDLVAHHPAIDPARHAEYVHLNARNRVFLARRNLPVALRPLYVGSWAAIQVARWWRHPLRLRTWFGGVREGWTADCGPSRPMGWLTIARMTLAGRPPVV; the protein is encoded by the coding sequence ATGACCGGATCGACCCCGGACCTGCCGCAGGGGCAGCGGGCGGACGTGACACCGGGTACCCGGCGTCGGGACGCTCCGCCGCACCGGGAGCGACCGCGCATCGCCGTGGTGAGCCTGAGCCAGGGCACCCGGCCGGACGAGTTGCGCGGAGGACTGGCCAGCGTGCTCGCGCAGCAGGACGTCGAGCTCGACGTGGTGTGCGTCGGCAACGGCTGGGAGCCGTCGGGGCTGCCGGAGGGCGTCCGTGCGCTCGCCCTGCCGGAGAACCTCGGGATCCCCGCCGGTCGGAACGCCGGGGCCGAGGTCGTCGACGGCGATCACGTGTTCTTCCTCGACGACGACGCGTCGATCCCGTCGCCGACCTTCCTGCGCGACGCCGTGGCGCTGCTCGACGGCGACCCGTCGCTCGGGCTGGTGCAGCCGCGGGTGGTCGACCCGACCGGTTCCGCGAACCCCCGCCGCTGGGTACCGCGGATCCGCAAGGGCTCCGCAACCGACTCGTCGCCGGTGTTCTCGGTGTGGGAGGGCGCCGTGCTCCTGCCGATGGACGTCTACCGTGCCGTCGGCGGCTGGGGAGCGCCGTACTTCTACGCGCACGAGGGCATCGAGCTCGCGTGGCGCGTCTGGGACGCCGGTCGACGTGCCTGGTACGCCGGGGACCTCGTCGCGCACCACCCCGCGATCGATCCCGCGCGGCACGCCGAGTACGTCCACCTGAACGCGCGCAACCGCGTGTTCCTGGCCCGGCGCAACCTGCCGGTCGCACTGCGTCCGCTCTACGTCGGGTCGTGGGCGGCGATCCAGGTCGCCCGCTGGTGGCGGCACCCGCTGCGCCTGCGGACCTGGTTCGGCGGCGTCCGCGAGGGATGGACGGCGGACTGCGGACCGTCGCGGCCCATGGGCTGGTTGACGATCGCCCGGATGACGCTCGCCGGTCGCCCGCCCGTCGTCTGA
- a CDS encoding ABC transporter ATP-binding protein, translating into MTATDSTAPSTTVTPVISVRDAGIRFKRNRRASRSFKDLFAGSNRRKRADEFWALRHVSFDVRPGEAIGVVGRNGQGKSTLLKLVAQVMLPDEGRVRVNAGVAPLIEITGGFVGDLTVRDNVYLTAGLHGMSRSEIRDAFDEIIDFAEIGDFVDTPYKHLSSGMKVRIAFAVISRLDEPVILVDEVLAVGDKSFREKCYKRIEELLAGGRTLFFVSHSDKDLRRFCDRGLYLDEGRLQLDDTIEAALAQYEADHGA; encoded by the coding sequence ATGACCGCCACCGACTCCACCGCGCCGTCGACGACCGTTACCCCCGTGATCTCGGTTCGTGACGCCGGCATCCGCTTCAAGCGCAACCGCCGGGCGAGCCGGAGCTTCAAGGACCTGTTCGCGGGCAGCAACCGGCGGAAGCGCGCGGACGAGTTCTGGGCGCTGCGGCACGTGTCCTTCGACGTCCGGCCGGGCGAGGCGATCGGGGTCGTCGGGCGCAACGGCCAGGGCAAGTCCACACTGCTCAAGCTCGTCGCACAGGTCATGCTGCCGGACGAGGGCCGCGTCCGCGTGAACGCCGGGGTCGCACCGCTCATCGAGATCACGGGCGGCTTCGTCGGCGACCTGACGGTCCGGGACAACGTCTACCTGACAGCGGGTCTGCACGGGATGTCCCGGTCGGAGATCCGTGACGCGTTCGACGAGATCATCGACTTCGCGGAGATCGGGGACTTCGTCGACACCCCGTACAAGCACCTGTCGAGCGGCATGAAGGTGCGCATCGCCTTCGCCGTGATCTCCCGGTTGGACGAACCCGTCATCCTGGTCGACGAGGTGCTGGCGGTGGGTGACAAGAGCTTCCGCGAGAAGTGCTACAAGCGCATCGAGGAACTGCTGGCCGGCGGCCGGACGCTGTTCTTCGTCTCGCACAGCGACAAGGACCTGCGCCGGTTCTGCGACCGGGGGCTCTACCTCGACGAGGGGCGACTGCAGCTCGACGACACGATCGAGGCGGCGCTGGCGCAGTACGAGGCGGACCACGGGGCCTGA
- a CDS encoding glycosyltransferase family 2 protein produces MQTDGQPLPGVSYVMPVLNEVTEVRAAVGSLLDQDYEGPFEVILALGPSIDGTNELVAEMSAADPRVRAIDNPVGSTPAGLNVAIRASVHPIVIRVDAHSVLPSDYTRIAVRVLLESGADNVGGIMHAEGRTPFERAVAHAYGSRVGLGGTPHHVGGKAGPAETAYLGVFRRDRLFEVGLFDEGIKRGQDWELNRRLRQTGGTVWFTPELVVTYRPRPSLRRLVRQFVATGLWRGELARRFPANNGLRYFVPPAMVAAMALGIVAGIVGIVGAALGSPVAWATLGFVVPAVYLLFVVLGALAVARRSGLPTMLWLIVVLPCIHVGWGIGFIIGFLTRTSELTTHTGR; encoded by the coding sequence ATGCAGACAGACGGACAGCCCCTGCCGGGGGTCTCGTACGTGATGCCGGTGCTCAACGAGGTCACCGAGGTCCGCGCCGCGGTCGGGAGCCTGCTCGACCAGGACTACGAGGGGCCGTTCGAGGTCATCCTCGCGCTCGGTCCGTCCATCGACGGGACGAACGAGCTCGTGGCCGAGATGAGCGCCGCCGATCCGAGGGTCCGGGCCATCGACAACCCCGTCGGGTCCACGCCCGCCGGGCTGAACGTCGCCATCCGCGCATCGGTGCACCCGATCGTGATCCGTGTCGACGCCCACTCGGTGCTGCCGTCCGACTACACGCGGATCGCCGTGCGGGTGCTGCTCGAGTCCGGCGCGGACAACGTCGGCGGGATCATGCACGCCGAGGGACGGACGCCGTTCGAGCGGGCCGTCGCGCACGCCTACGGCAGCCGGGTCGGCCTCGGCGGGACCCCGCACCACGTCGGCGGCAAGGCCGGACCGGCCGAGACCGCGTACCTCGGCGTGTTCCGACGCGACCGGCTCTTCGAGGTCGGGCTGTTCGACGAGGGCATCAAGCGCGGCCAGGACTGGGAACTCAACCGACGGCTGCGCCAGACCGGCGGCACGGTGTGGTTCACCCCGGAACTCGTCGTCACGTACCGCCCGCGCCCGAGCCTGCGACGACTCGTCCGGCAGTTCGTCGCGACGGGTCTGTGGCGCGGCGAGCTCGCGCGACGGTTCCCCGCGAACAACGGCCTGCGCTACTTCGTCCCGCCAGCGATGGTCGCGGCGATGGCGCTCGGGATCGTCGCGGGCATCGTCGGGATCGTCGGGGCCGCGCTCGGCTCCCCGGTCGCCTGGGCGACCCTCGGCTTCGTCGTGCCCGCGGTCTACCTGCTCTTCGTCGTGCTCGGTGCCCTCGCCGTGGCGCGGCGCTCCGGCCTGCCCACCATGCTGTGGCTGATCGTGGTGCTGCCGTGCATCCACGTCGGCTGGGGCATCGGCTTCATCATCGGGTTCCTGACCCGGACCTCCGAACTGACAACGCACACGGGACGGTGA
- a CDS encoding aminotransferase class I/II-fold pyridoxal phosphate-dependent enzyme, with protein MHRTGPWLRAAEGAMLLGPDGVPAPTVFAEMSALAAATGAINLGQGFPDQDGPVEVLDAAVEAIRRGVNQYPPSRGAPELRDAIAEHQSHWYGLSVDPDREVLVTAGATEALAATLLAFVEPGDEVVTFEPFYDAYGALIRLAGGTHVTVSLTAPDFLPDEDTLRAAFSDRTRIVLVNTPHNPTGRVLPREVLATVLELAERHDALVVTDEVYEHLTFGTPHVPVATLPGAADRTITISSAGKTFSTTGWKIGWLTAAPALVEAVVSVKQYLTFVNGAPFQPAVATGLRLPDEVFHGIARDLSEKHDLLAAGLRSAGFDVMRPDGGYFVLADTAPLGYDDAREFCLRLPELSGVVGVPVSAFVRPERAAGYRSLVRFAFCKRRDVLSEAASRLAALAAPR; from the coding sequence ATGCACCGCACCGGACCCTGGCTCCGCGCAGCCGAGGGGGCGATGCTGCTCGGCCCCGACGGCGTCCCCGCCCCGACGGTCTTCGCCGAGATGAGCGCACTCGCTGCCGCCACCGGAGCGATCAACCTCGGCCAGGGGTTCCCCGACCAGGACGGCCCGGTCGAGGTGCTCGACGCCGCGGTCGAGGCGATCCGCCGCGGCGTGAACCAGTACCCTCCCAGCCGCGGCGCCCCGGAGCTGCGCGATGCGATCGCGGAGCACCAGTCGCACTGGTACGGCCTGTCGGTCGACCCGGACCGTGAGGTCCTCGTCACCGCCGGCGCCACCGAGGCCCTCGCCGCGACGCTGCTCGCGTTCGTCGAACCGGGCGACGAGGTCGTCACCTTCGAGCCCTTCTACGACGCCTACGGCGCGCTGATCCGCCTCGCCGGGGGCACGCACGTGACGGTCTCCCTCACCGCTCCGGACTTCCTGCCGGACGAGGACACCCTCCGTGCCGCCTTCTCCGACCGCACGCGGATCGTGCTCGTGAACACGCCGCACAACCCCACCGGCCGGGTGCTCCCCCGCGAGGTCCTGGCGACCGTGCTCGAGCTCGCCGAGCGCCACGACGCCCTCGTCGTCACCGACGAGGTCTACGAACACCTGACCTTCGGCACTCCGCACGTCCCCGTCGCGACCCTGCCCGGCGCCGCGGACCGGACGATCACGATCTCGAGTGCTGGCAAGACCTTCAGCACCACCGGCTGGAAGATCGGCTGGCTCACGGCTGCCCCCGCGCTCGTCGAGGCCGTGGTCTCGGTCAAGCAGTACCTGACGTTCGTGAACGGTGCCCCGTTCCAGCCCGCGGTCGCGACCGGACTCCGACTGCCCGACGAGGTCTTCCACGGCATCGCCCGCGACCTCTCCGAGAAGCACGACCTGCTCGCAGCCGGACTCCGTTCCGCCGGGTTCGACGTGATGCGCCCGGACGGCGGCTACTTCGTCCTCGCGGACACCGCGCCGCTCGGGTACGACGATGCCCGCGAGTTCTGTCTCCGACTCCCCGAGCTCTCCGGCGTGGTGGGCGTCCCGGTGTCGGCGTTCGTCCGACCCGAGCGAGCCGCGGGCTACCGGTCGCTCGTGCGCTTCGCCTTCTGCAAGCGGCGGGACGTGCTGTCCGAGGCCGCCTCGCGCCTCGCAGCCCTCGCCGCCCCCCGCTGA